From Rutidosis leptorrhynchoides isolate AG116_Rl617_1_P2 chromosome 3, CSIRO_AGI_Rlap_v1, whole genome shotgun sequence, a single genomic window includes:
- the LOC139896741 gene encoding protein HASTY 1 isoform X1 has protein sequence MTMDSSGTATDVARAITAALGWQSSPDDRKSALSYLESIKAGDVRVLASTSFILVKKDWSSEVRLHAFKLLQHLVRLRWDELSPEERREFAKVSIDLMNEIANNFEEWALKSQTAALIAEIVRREGVSLWQELLPSLISISNSGPTHAEMVCMMLRWLPEDITVHNEDLEGERRRLLLRGLTESLPEVLPLLYTLLEKHFGAAMTEAGRQQRDIAKQHAATVTATLNAINAYAEWTPLPYLSKYGTIHGCGFLLSSPDFRIHASEFFKLVSSRKRPADADSEFDSAMSSILMILMNVSTDFLNISESGSHVMNDSDFEFAETICESLVFLGSTNFQCITVDDEILSRYLQKMMQYFRHYKLALHYQSLMFWLALLRDSLSKPKTLVGDGSVDNMASGSGQADNQKRKILPLMNDEICSVMLDTSFQRMIKKEKVNPGYELSAGTVELWSDDFEGKGDFGQYRSKLLELIRLMASFKPVIAITKVSDRIIMIIKSLLLAPMPSQNMGLLESMQLAVENVLAAVFDSSNDDIGSVSDVQLASCRILEGLLQQLLSLKWTEPELVEVLGHYLEAMGPFLKYYPDAVGSVINKLFELLTSLPILTKDPSTSGARYARLHICTSFVRLAKTANTSLLPHMKGIADTVSYLQKEGQLLRGEHNLFGEAFLIIASAAGPQQQQEVMTWLLEPLSHQWTQPEWQNTYLSDPSGVIKLCGETQFMWSLFHTVTFFEKALKRSGIRKSNTTITNSIESSISHPLASHMSWMLPPLLKLLRAIHSLWSPPVSQLLPGEIKAALVISDVERTSLLGESIPKLPKGTVTYADNLTMKDGNAESNEADIRNWLKGIRESGYNVLGLSATVGESFFRSIDIEAIDLALMENINAMEFRHIRLLIHSVLTPLVKNCPSSLWDVWLNRLLYPLLVYSHQALRCSWSGLLEEGRAKVPDLLGILSGPDLKVEVIEEKLLRILTREICSLLSVLGSPALNPGLYPEQSPKDSDFLSSSVVGFLLKNEEIAVPVLHLCLDAFRWTDGESAIKVCSFCGTVVLLAISTNNIELRQFVCKDLFSAIIQGLALESNTFASGELISLCREIFVNFCKDDPAPRQILLSLPCIAPQDLVAFEEALGKTSSPKEQKQLMKSFLLLGTSNQLKAIAIQKSLNVITNVVARPRSSLPATDSRTDDGGAIGLAAIM, from the exons ATGACTATGGACAGCAGTGGTACGGCCACCGATGTTGCTCGAGCTATTACCGCCGCCCTTGGCTGGCAATCTTCACCCGACGATCGAAAATCGGCGCTCTCTTACCTAGAATCT ATAAAAGCTGGGGATGTACGTGTTTTGGCAAGCACATCATTTATTTTAGTCAAGAAAGATTGGTCCTCTGAAGTTCGCTTGCATGCATTTAAATTGTTGCAG CATCTAGTGAGGCTACGATGGGATGAACTGAGCCCTGAAGAAAGAAGAGAGTTTGCAAAGGTGTCAATCGATTTAATGAATGAAATTGCAAACAATTTTGAAGAGTGGGCTTTAAAAAGTCAAACAGCTGCTCTAATTGCTGAG ATTGTGAGAAGAGAAGGCGTAAGTTTATGGCAAGAACTTCTACCATCTCTAATATCTATCTCCAACTCTGGTCCTACACAT GCTGAGATGGTGTGTATGATGCTGAGGTGGCTTCCCGAAGATATCACTGTTCATAATGAAGACTTGGAAG GTGAACGTCGTAGACTGTTGTTACGTGGGCTAACTGAATCTTTACCTGAAGTTTTACCATTGCTATATACT CTATTAGAGAAGCACTTTGGAGCTGCCATGACTGAAGCAGGTAGGCAACAACGTGATATCGCCAAGCAACATGCCGCTACGGTGACAGCTACTCTTAATGCTATTAATGCATATGCTGAGTGGACCCCTTTGCCATATCTCTCAAAATATGGCACAATTCATGG ttGTGGCTTCCTGCTCTCTTCTCCCGATTTCCGGATTCATGCAAGTGAATTTTTTAAGCTCGTGTCTTCAAG GAAGAGGCCCGCTGATGCAGATTCTGAATTTGATTCTGCAATGAGCAGCATTCTTATGATATTGATGAATGTTTCTACAGACTTTCTTAACATTTCAGAGTCAGGTTCTCACGTTATGAATGATAGTGACTTTGAGTTTGCAGAAACGATATGTGAAAGCTTGGTGTTTTTGGGTTCAACAAACTTTCAGTGCATCACTGTTGATGATGAAATATTATCTCGCTATTTACAGAAG ATGATGCAGTATTTCAGACATTATAAGCTTGCGCTTCACTACCAGTCTCTTATGTTTTGGCTG GCATTATTAAGAGACTCACTCTCAAAGCCAAAGACTTTAGTCGGGGATGGCTCAGTTGACAATATGGCCTCTGGTTCAGGACAAGCTGATAATCAAAAGAGAAAGATCTTACCTTTAATGAACGATGAGATCTGTAGTGTCATGTTGGATACGTCTTTTCAAAGAATGATTAAGAAAGAAAAAGTCAATCCTGGATATGAACTTTCTGCTGGCACAGTTGAATTATGGAGTGATGATTTTGAGGGCAAGGGAGATTTCGGTCAATATCGTTCAAAACTG TTGGAGCTGATTCGACTTATGGCTTCTTTTAAACCTGTTATAGCAATTACCAAAGTTTCTGACcgaattattatgattatcaagAGCCTTTTGCTTGCTCCAATGCCTTCTCAG AATATGGGATTACTTGAAAGCATGCAACTTGCTGTGGAGAATGTTTTGGCAGCTGTTTTTGATAGTTCAAATGATGATATTGGGAGTGTCTCTGATGTTCAACTCGCTTCTTGCAGAATACTAGAAG GTTTGCTTCAACAACTTCTTTCTTTAAAATGGACGGAACCTGAATTAGTTGAAGTACTTGGGCATTATTTAGAGGCTATGGGTCCCTTCTTGAAGTATTATCCCGATGCTGTCGGAAGCGTCATTAATAAACTGTTTGAGCTCCTAACATCATTGCCTATCCTTACGAAG GATCCATCAACGAGTGGAGCTAGATATGCAAGATTACATATTTGCACATCCTTTGTACGATTAGCCAAAACTGCCAACACCTCTCTTTTACCTCACATGAAA GGCATAGCCGACACCGTGTCTTATCTGCAAAAGGAAGGTCAATTGCTTCGTGGCGAGCATAATCTTTTCGGTGAAGCCTTTCTAATTATCGCGTCTGCAGCCGG GCCTCAGCAACAGCAAGAAGTTATGACCTGGTTGCTCGAACCTTTGAGCCATCAATGGACACAACCTGAGTGGCAAAACACATACCTATCTGACCCATCAGGCGTGATTAAACTGTGTGGTGAGACACAGTTTATGTGGTCATTATTTCACACAGTTACATTCTTTGAGAAAGCACTTAAAAGGAGTGGCATTAGAAAAAGCAACACGACAATTACTAATTCTATTGAATCATCTATTTCACATCCATTGGCTTCTCATATGTCCTGGATGCTACCACCTCTGCTCAAA cttcttCGTGCTATACATTCTCTATGGTCTCCACCTGTCTCTCAGTTGTTACCTGGAGAAATAAAGGCTGCTTTGGTTATAAGTGATGTTGAACGAACCAGTCTTCTAGGGGAAAGTATTCCTAAATTGCCTAAAGGTACAGTAACTTATGCCGACAACTTAACTATGAAGGATGGGAATGCAGAATCAAATGAAGCTGATATCAGAAACTGGCTAAAGGGTATTAGAGAGAGTGG GTATAATGTATTAGGGCTATCAGCAACAGTTGGAGAATCATTTTTCAGAAGCATAGATATTGAGGCCATTGACTTGGCACTGATGGAGAATATTAATGCAATGGAGTTCAGACATATAAGACTGCTTATTCATTCAGTCCTAACACCGTTAGTAAAAAATTGCCCATCAAGTTTGTGGGATGTATGGTTAAATAGGCTTCTATACCCACTGCTTGTTTATTCTCATCAAGCTCTTAGATGCTCATGGTCTGGTCTTCTAGAAGAAGGGAGAGCCAAAGTTCCAGATCTTCTTGGAATTTTAAGTGGGCCCGATTTAAAAGTGGAAGTCATAGAGGAAAAGCTACTTCGAATATTGACCCGTGAGATTTGCTCACTTCTTTCGGTTTTAGGTTCACCGGCACTGAATCCCGGGCTCTACCCCGAACAGTCACCTAAAGATTCTGATTTCTTGTCCAGCTCTGTAGTTGG GTTTCTATTAAAGAACGAGGAAATAGCGGTTCCCGTGTTGCATTTGTGTTTAGATGCTTTTAGATGGACGGATGGTGAATCTGCAATCAAAGTCTGCTCTTTCTGTGGGACTGTTGTTCTGTTGGCTATCTCAACTAATAATATTGAACTCCGGCAATTTGTTTGTAAAGATTTGTTCTCTGCGATAATCCAAGGGTTAGCACTCGAGTCGAATACTTTTGCCAGTGGTGAACTAATTAGTCTCTGTCGTGAAATATTTGTCAATTTTTGCAAAGATGATCCAGCACCCAGACAA ATTCTGCTATCTCTTCCTTGCATTGCACCTCAAGATCTGGTTGCGTTTGAAGAAGCATTGGGGAAGACCAGCAGCCCAAAGGAACAAAAACAGCTTATGAAAAGCTTCTTGTTGCTAGGTACCAGTAACCAGTTGAAAGCCATTGCTATTCAGAAAAGTTTGAATGTCATCACAAATGTTGTTG CAAGGCCACGAAGCTCACTACCTGCTACAGATTCCAGAACCGATGATGGAGGTGCAATTGGCTTGGCTGCCATTATGTAA
- the LOC139896741 gene encoding protein HASTY 1 isoform X2, translating into MVCMMLRWLPEDITVHNEDLEGERRRLLLRGLTESLPEVLPLLYTLLEKHFGAAMTEAGRQQRDIAKQHAATVTATLNAINAYAEWTPLPYLSKYGTIHGCGFLLSSPDFRIHASEFFKLVSSRKRPADADSEFDSAMSSILMILMNVSTDFLNISESGSHVMNDSDFEFAETICESLVFLGSTNFQCITVDDEILSRYLQKMMQYFRHYKLALHYQSLMFWLALLRDSLSKPKTLVGDGSVDNMASGSGQADNQKRKILPLMNDEICSVMLDTSFQRMIKKEKVNPGYELSAGTVELWSDDFEGKGDFGQYRSKLLELIRLMASFKPVIAITKVSDRIIMIIKSLLLAPMPSQNMGLLESMQLAVENVLAAVFDSSNDDIGSVSDVQLASCRILEGLLQQLLSLKWTEPELVEVLGHYLEAMGPFLKYYPDAVGSVINKLFELLTSLPILTKDPSTSGARYARLHICTSFVRLAKTANTSLLPHMKGIADTVSYLQKEGQLLRGEHNLFGEAFLIIASAAGPQQQQEVMTWLLEPLSHQWTQPEWQNTYLSDPSGVIKLCGETQFMWSLFHTVTFFEKALKRSGIRKSNTTITNSIESSISHPLASHMSWMLPPLLKLLRAIHSLWSPPVSQLLPGEIKAALVISDVERTSLLGESIPKLPKGTVTYADNLTMKDGNAESNEADIRNWLKGIRESGYNVLGLSATVGESFFRSIDIEAIDLALMENINAMEFRHIRLLIHSVLTPLVKNCPSSLWDVWLNRLLYPLLVYSHQALRCSWSGLLEEGRAKVPDLLGILSGPDLKVEVIEEKLLRILTREICSLLSVLGSPALNPGLYPEQSPKDSDFLSSSVVGFLLKNEEIAVPVLHLCLDAFRWTDGESAIKVCSFCGTVVLLAISTNNIELRQFVCKDLFSAIIQGLALESNTFASGELISLCREIFVNFCKDDPAPRQILLSLPCIAPQDLVAFEEALGKTSSPKEQKQLMKSFLLLGTSNQLKAIAIQKSLNVITNVVARPRSSLPATDSRTDDGGAIGLAAIM; encoded by the exons ATGGTGTGTATGATGCTGAGGTGGCTTCCCGAAGATATCACTGTTCATAATGAAGACTTGGAAG GTGAACGTCGTAGACTGTTGTTACGTGGGCTAACTGAATCTTTACCTGAAGTTTTACCATTGCTATATACT CTATTAGAGAAGCACTTTGGAGCTGCCATGACTGAAGCAGGTAGGCAACAACGTGATATCGCCAAGCAACATGCCGCTACGGTGACAGCTACTCTTAATGCTATTAATGCATATGCTGAGTGGACCCCTTTGCCATATCTCTCAAAATATGGCACAATTCATGG ttGTGGCTTCCTGCTCTCTTCTCCCGATTTCCGGATTCATGCAAGTGAATTTTTTAAGCTCGTGTCTTCAAG GAAGAGGCCCGCTGATGCAGATTCTGAATTTGATTCTGCAATGAGCAGCATTCTTATGATATTGATGAATGTTTCTACAGACTTTCTTAACATTTCAGAGTCAGGTTCTCACGTTATGAATGATAGTGACTTTGAGTTTGCAGAAACGATATGTGAAAGCTTGGTGTTTTTGGGTTCAACAAACTTTCAGTGCATCACTGTTGATGATGAAATATTATCTCGCTATTTACAGAAG ATGATGCAGTATTTCAGACATTATAAGCTTGCGCTTCACTACCAGTCTCTTATGTTTTGGCTG GCATTATTAAGAGACTCACTCTCAAAGCCAAAGACTTTAGTCGGGGATGGCTCAGTTGACAATATGGCCTCTGGTTCAGGACAAGCTGATAATCAAAAGAGAAAGATCTTACCTTTAATGAACGATGAGATCTGTAGTGTCATGTTGGATACGTCTTTTCAAAGAATGATTAAGAAAGAAAAAGTCAATCCTGGATATGAACTTTCTGCTGGCACAGTTGAATTATGGAGTGATGATTTTGAGGGCAAGGGAGATTTCGGTCAATATCGTTCAAAACTG TTGGAGCTGATTCGACTTATGGCTTCTTTTAAACCTGTTATAGCAATTACCAAAGTTTCTGACcgaattattatgattatcaagAGCCTTTTGCTTGCTCCAATGCCTTCTCAG AATATGGGATTACTTGAAAGCATGCAACTTGCTGTGGAGAATGTTTTGGCAGCTGTTTTTGATAGTTCAAATGATGATATTGGGAGTGTCTCTGATGTTCAACTCGCTTCTTGCAGAATACTAGAAG GTTTGCTTCAACAACTTCTTTCTTTAAAATGGACGGAACCTGAATTAGTTGAAGTACTTGGGCATTATTTAGAGGCTATGGGTCCCTTCTTGAAGTATTATCCCGATGCTGTCGGAAGCGTCATTAATAAACTGTTTGAGCTCCTAACATCATTGCCTATCCTTACGAAG GATCCATCAACGAGTGGAGCTAGATATGCAAGATTACATATTTGCACATCCTTTGTACGATTAGCCAAAACTGCCAACACCTCTCTTTTACCTCACATGAAA GGCATAGCCGACACCGTGTCTTATCTGCAAAAGGAAGGTCAATTGCTTCGTGGCGAGCATAATCTTTTCGGTGAAGCCTTTCTAATTATCGCGTCTGCAGCCGG GCCTCAGCAACAGCAAGAAGTTATGACCTGGTTGCTCGAACCTTTGAGCCATCAATGGACACAACCTGAGTGGCAAAACACATACCTATCTGACCCATCAGGCGTGATTAAACTGTGTGGTGAGACACAGTTTATGTGGTCATTATTTCACACAGTTACATTCTTTGAGAAAGCACTTAAAAGGAGTGGCATTAGAAAAAGCAACACGACAATTACTAATTCTATTGAATCATCTATTTCACATCCATTGGCTTCTCATATGTCCTGGATGCTACCACCTCTGCTCAAA cttcttCGTGCTATACATTCTCTATGGTCTCCACCTGTCTCTCAGTTGTTACCTGGAGAAATAAAGGCTGCTTTGGTTATAAGTGATGTTGAACGAACCAGTCTTCTAGGGGAAAGTATTCCTAAATTGCCTAAAGGTACAGTAACTTATGCCGACAACTTAACTATGAAGGATGGGAATGCAGAATCAAATGAAGCTGATATCAGAAACTGGCTAAAGGGTATTAGAGAGAGTGG GTATAATGTATTAGGGCTATCAGCAACAGTTGGAGAATCATTTTTCAGAAGCATAGATATTGAGGCCATTGACTTGGCACTGATGGAGAATATTAATGCAATGGAGTTCAGACATATAAGACTGCTTATTCATTCAGTCCTAACACCGTTAGTAAAAAATTGCCCATCAAGTTTGTGGGATGTATGGTTAAATAGGCTTCTATACCCACTGCTTGTTTATTCTCATCAAGCTCTTAGATGCTCATGGTCTGGTCTTCTAGAAGAAGGGAGAGCCAAAGTTCCAGATCTTCTTGGAATTTTAAGTGGGCCCGATTTAAAAGTGGAAGTCATAGAGGAAAAGCTACTTCGAATATTGACCCGTGAGATTTGCTCACTTCTTTCGGTTTTAGGTTCACCGGCACTGAATCCCGGGCTCTACCCCGAACAGTCACCTAAAGATTCTGATTTCTTGTCCAGCTCTGTAGTTGG GTTTCTATTAAAGAACGAGGAAATAGCGGTTCCCGTGTTGCATTTGTGTTTAGATGCTTTTAGATGGACGGATGGTGAATCTGCAATCAAAGTCTGCTCTTTCTGTGGGACTGTTGTTCTGTTGGCTATCTCAACTAATAATATTGAACTCCGGCAATTTGTTTGTAAAGATTTGTTCTCTGCGATAATCCAAGGGTTAGCACTCGAGTCGAATACTTTTGCCAGTGGTGAACTAATTAGTCTCTGTCGTGAAATATTTGTCAATTTTTGCAAAGATGATCCAGCACCCAGACAA ATTCTGCTATCTCTTCCTTGCATTGCACCTCAAGATCTGGTTGCGTTTGAAGAAGCATTGGGGAAGACCAGCAGCCCAAAGGAACAAAAACAGCTTATGAAAAGCTTCTTGTTGCTAGGTACCAGTAACCAGTTGAAAGCCATTGCTATTCAGAAAAGTTTGAATGTCATCACAAATGTTGTTG CAAGGCCACGAAGCTCACTACCTGCTACAGATTCCAGAACCGATGATGGAGGTGCAATTGGCTTGGCTGCCATTATGTAA
- the LOC139896740 gene encoding guanosine deaminase, which yields MEDVNVVEALDGKIAVASAFAGHQDVVQDRDHKFLTKAVEEAYKGVDCGDGGPFGAVVVRNDEVVVSCHNMVLKHTDPTAHAEVTAIREACKKLNQIELSECEIYASCEPCPMCFGAIHLSRIKRLVYGAKAEAAIAIGFDDFIADALRGTGFYQKASLEIKKADGNGAIIAEQVFENTKAKFSMY from the exons ATGGAAGATGTTAATG TTGTTGAAGCTTTAGACGGAAAGATCGCCGTTGCTTCTGCATTTGCTGGTCACCAAGATG TTGTCCAAGATCGAGACCACAAGTTTTTGACAAAAGCAGTTGAAGAAGCATACAAAGGAGTTGACTGTGGAGATGGGGGCCCATTTGGCGCTGTTGTTGTTCGCAATGATGAAGTAGTTGTTAGTTGCCATAACATGGTTCTGAAACACACGGATCCAACTGCACATGCCGAAGTTACAGCCATAAGAGAG GCGTGCAAGAAGCTGAACCAAATTGAGCTTTCTGAATGCGAGATTTACGCCTCTTGCGAGCCCTGCCCTATGTGCTTTGGGGCCATTCATCTTTCCAGAATTAAG AGGTTGGTTTACGGTGCTAAAGCAGAAGCAGCGATTGCGATTGGATTTGACGATTTTATTGCGGACGCACTTAGGGGTACCGGTTTCTATCAGAAGGCTAGCTTGGAGATCAAGAAAGCAGATGGTAATGGAGCCATAATTGCTGAACAAGTATTTGAGAATACTAAGGCCAAGTTCTCAATGTATTGA